A DNA window from Falco naumanni isolate bFalNau1 chromosome Z, bFalNau1.pat, whole genome shotgun sequence contains the following coding sequences:
- the LOC121081510 gene encoding gamma-secretase subunit Aph-1b-like, whose product MTLAVFFGCTFIAFGPAFGLFLFTIAHDPLRIIILIAGAFFWLVSLLLSSLIWFIAVKASDPRDELLQKGLLIFGVMFSVLLQEAFRFLYYKLLRKAIEGLMALSEDGCSPISIQQMAYVAGVGFGLMSGAFSMINLLADALGPGTVGIHGDSQLYFLTSAFMTMVLIFLHTFWGILFFHGCEHQRWWEITAVIAMHLAVSGSTFCNPLYVGSLVPSYLLMATAAAWAYLLSGGSAQNLQRFLLCLQSGASPQLGS is encoded by the exons ATGACGCTCGCCGTGTTCTTCGGGTGCACCTTCATCGCCTTCGGGCCGGCGTTCGGCCTCTTCCTCTTCACCATCGCCCACGACCCGCTCCGCATCATCATCCTCATCGCCGG GGCTTTCTTCTGGCTGgtgtcactgctgctgtcctCCCTCATCTGGTTTATCGCAGTTAAAGCCAGCGACCCCCGGGATGAGCTGTTGCAGAAGGGGCTTCTGATATTTGGGGTGATGTTCTccgtgctgctgcaggaggcctTCCGCTTCCTCTACTACAAGCTTCTCAG GAAGGCCATCGAGGGATTGATGGCCCTCAGTGAGGACGGCTGCTCCCCCATTTCCATCCAGCAAATGGCATATG TGGCTGGTGTGGGCTTCGGGCTCATGAGTGGCGCCTTCTCCATGATCAATCTGCTGGCGGACGCGTTAGGGCCCGGCACAGTGGGCATCCATGGGGATTCACAGCTTTACTTCCTGACCTCAG CTTTTATGACCATGGTGCTGATTTTCCTTCACACCTTCTGGGGGATCCTCTTCTTCCACGGCTGTGAGCATCAGCGCTGGTGGGAGATCACAGCGGTCATTGCCATGCACCTTGCTGTTTCGGGGTCG ACATTTTGCAACCCCCTGTACGTGGGAAGCCTGGTGCCCTCCTACCTGCTGAtggccactgctgctgcctgggcttACCTGCTTTCGGGGGGATCTGCCCAGAACCTGCAGCGCTTCCTGCTTT GTCTACAGAGTGGAGCCAGTCCCCAGCTGGGATCCTGA